In the genome of Pontibacter actiniarum, the window CCGTTAATTCAAAGACACTAACTTCAGAAAAGAAAAATGAAACTTATGACACCGCGGCTAACTGTGCTGTTTCATTTTATGCTTCACTATAGCAAAGAAGCATTGTACTTCCCATAACTAGTCACTTTTCCAATTTAATACCACACTATGAAAAAATTTAAAAAGATCCTGCTTATCGATGATGATCCTGTTTCCTCATTTTTAAATAAGTGTTTAATTCATAAACTCGGGATCTGCCAGGCTATAGAAAGTGCGACAACTGAGCAGGAAGGTATAAAGTGGATTTATTCAAACTGTGAGGCCCGTCATAAGGGAAAAGAAGATCTCGAGCAAGTACTTATTTTTACTGACCTGACTATTACAATCATGAATGGCTTCAAGCTTTCGAATACTATTGTAGAATTAGAGCAAAGA includes:
- a CDS encoding response regulator, which translates into the protein MKKFKKILLIDDDPVSSFLNKCLIHKLGICQAIESATTEQEGIKWIYSNCEARHKGKEDLEQVLIFTDLTITIMNGFKLSNTIVELEQRQVIYAPRLYYLTSTESMEETRICVKDSFNGYLPKHLTEEDISLMLYEEN